Proteins from one Candidatus Zixiibacteriota bacterium genomic window:
- the nusA gene encoding transcription termination factor NusA: MPIDFDVMEVVHQITKSKNLDQEYVLETIKEGLMMAAKKKFGDADNIRVHIDRREGEIYMVAIKTVVAFVQDNQHEISLVDAQEIDEETEIGDEMEIELPFEEFGRNAIAATKQILVQRIREREREQVYAEYKDRVGEVVTGIVQHIDKGTIICNLSGAEAVVPHKEQIPRERFRQGDRIRAYIADVQPNMKGPQIVLSRAHPGLLIRLFELEVPEIFEKIVEIRAVAREPGERSKVAVISIDDRVDPVGACVGVKGVRVQSIVRELANERIDIVQWDSDPEVFVARALAPARVVQVKTAPDAKEMTVIVDDEKLSLAIGRNGQNARLAAKLTGWKITIRSESQYLAQRSRALDTVTSLEELPGIGEVTKGRLEASGIDSIETLATKTPEDLLTVEGIGPKTAAKLVEGAQEFVAQQVGYTISVPTPSRRPSRGDELFHETLGADPPEEEDEGEETDEDEAGKPKGGR, translated from the coding sequence ATGCCGATTGATTTTGATGTCATGGAGGTGGTCCACCAGATCACCAAGTCCAAGAACCTTGATCAGGAGTACGTGCTCGAGACGATCAAGGAAGGGCTGATGATGGCGGCCAAGAAGAAGTTTGGCGACGCCGACAACATCCGCGTCCACATCGACCGCCGCGAGGGCGAAATCTACATGGTCGCCATCAAGACCGTCGTCGCCTTCGTCCAGGACAACCAGCACGAGATTTCCCTGGTCGACGCGCAGGAGATCGACGAGGAAACGGAGATCGGCGACGAGATGGAAATCGAGCTCCCCTTCGAGGAGTTCGGGCGCAATGCCATCGCCGCCACCAAGCAGATTCTCGTCCAGCGCATCCGTGAGCGCGAGCGCGAGCAGGTTTACGCCGAGTACAAGGACCGCGTCGGCGAGGTGGTCACCGGCATCGTGCAGCACATCGACAAGGGGACGATCATCTGCAATCTGTCCGGCGCCGAGGCCGTGGTGCCCCATAAGGAGCAGATTCCCCGCGAACGCTTCCGCCAGGGGGATCGGATTCGCGCCTATATCGCCGATGTGCAGCCCAACATGAAGGGGCCGCAAATCGTGTTGTCGCGTGCGCACCCGGGGCTCTTGATCCGGCTCTTCGAGCTGGAGGTCCCGGAGATCTTCGAAAAGATCGTCGAGATTCGCGCCGTGGCGCGTGAGCCCGGCGAGCGCTCCAAGGTGGCGGTCATCTCCATCGATGACCGCGTCGATCCGGTCGGCGCCTGCGTCGGCGTCAAGGGCGTACGTGTGCAATCGATCGTCCGCGAATTGGCCAATGAACGGATCGACATCGTGCAATGGGATTCCGATCCCGAGGTCTTCGTCGCCCGCGCTCTGGCCCCGGCCCGCGTCGTGCAGGTCAAGACGGCGCCCGATGCCAAGGAGATGACGGTGATCGTCGACGATGAGAAACTGTCGCTGGCAATCGGACGCAACGGGCAGAACGCCCGCTTGGCGGCCAAACTGACCGGATGGAAGATCACGATCCGCTCCGAATCGCAGTACCTGGCGCAGCGCTCCCGCGCCCTCGACACGGTCACCTCGTTGGAGGAACTGCCGGGTATCGGTGAGGTCACGAAGGGACGCCTGGAAGCCAGCGGGATCGACTCGATCGAGACATTGGCGACAAAGACCCCCGAGGACCTGCTGACCGTGGAGGGAATCGGCCCCAAGACCGCCGCCAAACTGGTGGAGGGGGCGCAGGAATTCGTGGCGCAGCAGGTCGGTTACACGATTTCCGTGCCGACACCGTCGCGGCGTCCCAGCCGGGGCGATGAGTTGTTCCATGAAACGTTGGGTGCGGATCCTCCCGAAGAAGAGGACGAAGGGGAGGAGACCGACGAGGACGAGGCAGGCAAGCCCAAAGGCGGACGATAG
- the rimP gene encoding ribosome maturation factor RimP: MVLTGQAEHSLVARLEALVLPVLGRYGVELVELMYHPGRHQTIRLLVDKAGGVTIDDCTAVSRRLSADLDAADFVPGRYTLEVSSPGLDRPLRTEADFRRKAGQEVALRYTDPEGKRRTATGTIDAVDESGVTVGGRDYAWDHVVEGKLVI; encoded by the coding sequence ATGGTGTTGACCGGTCAGGCGGAGCATTCTCTTGTGGCGCGTCTGGAAGCGCTCGTCTTGCCGGTGCTGGGCCGATACGGTGTGGAGTTGGTTGAGCTGATGTACCACCCCGGACGTCACCAGACGATACGCCTCCTTGTCGACAAGGCCGGGGGCGTGACTATCGACGACTGCACCGCCGTGTCGCGACGGCTGTCGGCCGATCTGGATGCTGCCGATTTCGTGCCGGGGCGGTACACCTTGGAAGTCTCATCGCCGGGGCTGGATCGGCCCCTGCGCACTGAGGCGGATTTCCGTCGCAAGGCGGGACAGGAAGTGGCTCTGCGGTACACCGATCCGGAGGGAAAACGCCGTACGGCGACTGGAACGATCGACGCTGTTGATGAGTCCGGCGTGACCGTCGGCGGCAGGGACTACGCGTGGGACCACGTGGTAGAGGGAAAGCTGGTGATCTGA
- a CDS encoding proline--tRNA ligase: MRMSRIFIPTLREDPAEAELVSHRLLVRAGYIRKLTAGVYIYLPLMQRVLARISQIVREEMDAAGAFEITMPVLAPAELWQKTGRYDDVGPELMRMTDRHERPMVLGGTHEEVVTNLVAGELRSYKKLPLNLYQIQVKFRDEIRPRFGLMRGREFIMKDAYSFDVDEEGLGVSYQKMVDAYHAAFRRCGLDIVMIESDTGAMGGKSAHEFVVIVDTEGGEVIVLSCPACGYAANRERAESLPLLRHADHNGPPRPRHVVDTPNARTIEEVTAFLKVRPHRLVKTLLYRAGDRYVAALIRGDRQINETKLAKATGTPIVEMLDGPTVERLTGCPVGFAGPVGLDSGILVIADDEITDMVNFIVGANQADRHLVDVNRSDFRIDRTATIRAAEAGEHCPRCHQGRLIERRGIEVGNTFKLGTKYSSALSALYTDDAGDEHPMIMGSYGIGITRTAQAAVERYHDDKGIIWPAPIAPADCHLICANSDDPALVKAAEDLYRDLVTAGLAVLYDDREERAGVKFADADLIGIPWRITVGKRGVSRGAWEIKRRDSEAVEDVPYASLTERMVAEVAKGHKAH, translated from the coding sequence ATGCGCATGAGCCGGATCTTCATACCGACATTGCGGGAGGATCCCGCCGAGGCCGAGTTGGTCAGTCACCGACTCCTGGTGCGGGCGGGGTACATCCGCAAACTGACCGCCGGTGTCTACATCTACCTGCCGTTGATGCAACGGGTCCTCGCCCGGATTTCACAGATTGTGCGCGAGGAGATGGACGCCGCCGGGGCCTTCGAGATCACGATGCCGGTCCTCGCGCCCGCGGAGCTGTGGCAGAAGACCGGGCGCTACGACGACGTTGGCCCGGAGCTGATGCGCATGACCGACCGCCACGAGCGGCCGATGGTCCTGGGCGGCACCCACGAGGAAGTGGTGACCAACCTCGTCGCCGGTGAGTTGCGCTCCTACAAGAAACTCCCGCTCAATCTCTATCAGATTCAAGTCAAATTCCGCGATGAGATCCGTCCCCGCTTCGGGCTGATGCGCGGGCGCGAGTTCATCATGAAGGACGCCTATTCGTTCGACGTCGACGAAGAGGGACTGGGGGTTTCCTATCAGAAGATGGTCGACGCCTACCACGCCGCCTTCCGGCGTTGCGGACTCGACATCGTGATGATCGAATCCGACACCGGCGCGATGGGCGGCAAGTCGGCGCACGAGTTTGTCGTCATCGTCGACACCGAAGGCGGCGAAGTCATCGTGCTGTCGTGCCCGGCGTGCGGGTATGCCGCCAATCGGGAACGCGCCGAGTCGCTGCCATTATTGCGCCACGCCGATCACAATGGTCCGCCGCGGCCGCGTCATGTGGTCGACACACCCAATGCCCGGACCATCGAAGAGGTGACCGCCTTTCTCAAGGTGCGCCCCCACCGGCTGGTCAAGACGCTGTTGTATCGCGCCGGTGATCGCTATGTGGCGGCGCTGATCCGCGGCGACCGTCAGATCAATGAGACGAAGTTGGCCAAGGCGACCGGAACCCCGATCGTGGAAATGCTCGACGGCCCCACCGTGGAACGGCTGACCGGCTGTCCGGTCGGGTTCGCCGGGCCGGTCGGGCTCGACTCGGGCATTCTCGTGATCGCCGATGATGAGATCACCGACATGGTGAACTTTATCGTCGGCGCCAATCAGGCCGACCGCCATCTCGTCGACGTCAACCGCAGCGACTTCCGCATCGACCGGACGGCGACCATCCGCGCCGCCGAAGCGGGCGAGCATTGCCCGCGTTGCCACCAGGGACGCCTGATCGAGCGCCGCGGGATCGAAGTCGGCAACACGTTCAAGCTGGGGACCAAGTACTCGTCAGCCCTGTCGGCGCTCTACACCGACGATGCCGGCGATGAACATCCGATGATCATGGGCTCATACGGGATCGGGATCACACGGACGGCGCAGGCCGCCGTGGAGCGATATCACGACGACAAGGGAATCATCTGGCCGGCGCCGATCGCCCCCGCTGACTGCCATCTGATCTGTGCCAACTCCGATGATCCCGCGCTGGTCAAGGCCGCGGAGGATCTCTATCGCGACCTCGTGACGGCGGGATTGGCCGTCCTGTACGACGATCGGGAGGAACGCGCCGGTGTGAAATTCGCCGATGCCGACCTGATCGGCATTCCGTGGCGGATCACGGTCGGCAAGCGTGGCGTGTCGCGTGGAGCGTGGGAAATCAAACGGCGTGACAGTGAGGCGGTCGAGGATGTCCCGTACGCGTCACTCACCGAACGGATGGTGGCGGAGGTCGCCAAGGGGCACAAGGCCCATTGA
- a CDS encoding CPBP family intramembrane glutamic endopeptidase, which translates to MTGHIFKLKLAVGVGKVLAFVIATYALLQLVVFTGLGTVSARYWSRYDGRGLNEPWFLASSIGSLAVVLLVCFGFLRYVEKRGWSHVGLHRRRALRLFGAGTLVSTVAVGLIVAIAIGAGAVTLTGTSASLTRGVLYLLLMLIGGLCLVVQEEIIFRGYVLRTLDMYGNAPVAVVGTALLFGLAHLTRAHVSVLGILNISLMGGFLALVCLKAKSLWPTIGLHFGWNALLYIFDFPVSGARHPNFLLDLQAERPNLLTGSAFGPEDSLLVTGLMMALLAAALVWHPTDRLKGPAVDIRPGTVLQ; encoded by the coding sequence ATGACGGGCCACATTTTCAAGTTGAAATTGGCAGTCGGCGTCGGCAAGGTCCTTGCCTTTGTCATCGCGACATATGCCTTGCTGCAGTTGGTCGTGTTCACCGGCCTCGGTACCGTGTCCGCGCGGTACTGGTCCCGGTATGATGGACGTGGGTTGAATGAGCCCTGGTTCCTTGCCTCCAGCATCGGAAGTCTCGCCGTCGTACTGCTGGTCTGCTTCGGGTTCCTTCGGTACGTCGAGAAGCGGGGCTGGTCCCATGTGGGACTCCATCGCCGGCGTGCCTTGAGGCTCTTCGGCGCGGGGACCCTGGTGTCCACCGTCGCCGTCGGCCTGATCGTCGCCATCGCGATCGGCGCCGGTGCCGTCACGCTGACGGGGACCTCCGCATCGCTGACACGAGGAGTGCTGTACCTGCTCTTGATGTTGATCGGCGGTCTGTGCCTGGTCGTGCAGGAAGAAATCATCTTTCGTGGCTATGTTCTCCGGACCCTGGACATGTATGGGAATGCGCCGGTTGCTGTGGTGGGGACCGCATTGCTGTTCGGGCTCGCCCACCTGACGAGGGCCCACGTGTCCGTGCTGGGAATTCTGAACATCTCCCTCATGGGAGGGTTCTTGGCGCTCGTCTGCCTGAAGGCGAAGAGTCTATGGCCGACGATCGGTCTTCATTTCGGCTGGAATGCGTTGTTGTACATCTTTGACTTCCCCGTGAGCGGTGCGCGACACCCGAACTTCCTGCTTGACCTGCAAGCGGAGCGGCCCAATTTGCTGACGGGATCAGCATTCGGACCCGAGGATTCATTGCTGGTCACTGGATTGATGATGGCGCTCCTGGCCGCAGCGTTGGTGTGGCACCCAACAGATCGACTGAAGGGTCCGGCTGTCGACATCCGGCCAGGCACCGTATTGCAGTAG
- a CDS encoding DUF4384 domain-containing protein, translated as MKAQPIIRMAAGVGTLMLMVGTATAQKGPAEKIQIVPVPNEDLQVWIWPDRGEGATYREGDPIAFYVEATRDCFLILYDIDTRGRLQMLFPADPWDDNFITAGESIRFPRPQDGYDWRVDGPAGTEYVQAIASEFPIPLPDWPVYLRSVNGGDGVCADPELRDFRCGDDRLGYMDIVNHKIAGRYWDWCAADLATFEVRPRRIHHVSVVWDPWPDVFYGQIYIGWPIGGRIYIDGIYIGIAPLWIPRHHYGRHVITCYSGSRLVRRHRIEFRPKREYRGPIGSDGGYERARGNHTKVARRGTPPSVIIERDRSHGLQTGTVTRERRDQRQITREPVHVGREKAERRSSVPPGRDLMIRTGDVRQERNRDAEVKRNDPPPSAKGAFKEKRQGWWGSVTQAVKGAARDLAASAGAADRDRHATSRGAAVKNAHAKGDAKPGNITKTKSRPETRSTDKGEKPKRRERD; from the coding sequence ATGAAGGCACAGCCGATCATCCGAATGGCCGCCGGTGTGGGCACACTGATGCTCATGGTGGGGACGGCAACGGCTCAGAAGGGACCGGCGGAGAAGATCCAGATCGTCCCGGTTCCGAACGAGGACCTGCAAGTCTGGATCTGGCCCGATCGCGGCGAGGGAGCAACCTACCGCGAGGGCGACCCGATTGCGTTCTATGTCGAGGCCACGCGCGATTGCTTCCTGATCCTCTATGACATCGACACGCGCGGTCGGCTTCAGATGTTGTTTCCCGCCGATCCGTGGGACGACAACTTCATCACCGCCGGGGAATCGATCCGCTTCCCGCGTCCCCAGGACGGTTACGATTGGCGCGTCGATGGTCCGGCGGGGACCGAGTACGTGCAGGCGATTGCCTCCGAGTTTCCGATCCCGCTCCCCGATTGGCCGGTCTATCTGCGTTCCGTCAACGGCGGCGACGGTGTTTGCGCCGACCCCGAATTGCGCGACTTCCGCTGCGGTGACGACCGACTGGGGTACATGGACATCGTCAATCACAAGATCGCCGGGCGCTATTGGGATTGGTGTGCCGCCGACCTGGCCACCTTCGAGGTCCGGCCGCGCCGTATCCATCACGTCTCGGTCGTCTGGGACCCGTGGCCGGATGTGTTCTACGGCCAGATCTACATCGGCTGGCCTATTGGCGGACGGATCTACATCGACGGCATCTACATCGGCATCGCGCCGTTGTGGATCCCCCGCCACCACTATGGCCGGCACGTGATCACCTGCTATTCCGGTTCACGGCTGGTGCGTCGGCATCGCATCGAGTTCCGCCCCAAGCGTGAGTACCGTGGGCCCATCGGGTCAGATGGCGGGTATGAGCGCGCCCGCGGCAATCACACCAAGGTCGCCCGGCGCGGGACACCTCCCTCGGTCATCATTGAGCGGGATCGCAGCCATGGACTCCAAACTGGAACAGTGACACGAGAGCGACGCGACCAGCGCCAAATTACCAGGGAGCCGGTCCATGTCGGGCGTGAGAAAGCCGAACGCCGATCGAGCGTGCCACCGGGACGCGACCTGATGATTCGAACCGGAGATGTTCGCCAGGAGAGAAATCGCGACGCCGAGGTCAAGAGGAATGACCCACCGCCCTCCGCCAAGGGAGCATTCAAGGAGAAGCGGCAAGGGTGGTGGGGATCTGTAACCCAAGCGGTCAAGGGCGCCGCGCGCGATCTGGCCGCCTCAGCCGGGGCGGCGGATCGGGATCGGCATGCCACATCACGCGGCGCGGCAGTGAAGAACGCACACGCCAAAGGCGACGCGAAACCGGGGAACATCACCAAGACGAAATCCCGCCCGGAGACACGCTCCACCGACAAAGGCGAAAAACCGAAACGACGGGAACGTGACTGA
- a CDS encoding sigma-54 dependent transcriptional regulator produces MPKLRVLVVDDEKAQRELVGGALRKKGYAITEAGSADEAIAAAERTFYEIALLDIRMPGRSGLELLGELKTTNPDLQAIMISAHADFDSGMEAMKKGAFHFLKKPVDLPELFKVIEEAGERHWLLAENRYLREKLDEPYTAESPVMVSTALREVFSTVARVADSDATVLIRGESGTGKELVARALHRASHRAQRNFIAVNCAALPETLLEAELFGAERGAYTGAVARRLGRFELASSGTLFLDEIGDVPASIQAKLLRVLEQKTFERLGGTETISSDCRIVAATHQNLEEMVQGGRFRDDLYYRLNVIQIAIPPLRDRMEDILPLVKSFIDRQNVGRKHPITGITPEAKDALLSYRWPGNARELLNAVERACVLARGDVLELKDLPLHIQRSTPSSDTSVVTETPTLPLAEVERRHILRALEFHQWAIAQTAESLGIHRNTLRLKMKEYGLERT; encoded by the coding sequence ATGCCCAAGCTGCGTGTCCTGGTCGTCGATGATGAAAAAGCCCAGCGCGAACTGGTCGGCGGGGCTTTGCGCAAGAAGGGGTATGCGATTACTGAGGCCGGTTCGGCCGATGAGGCGATCGCCGCCGCCGAGCGGACGTTCTATGAGATCGCGTTGCTCGACATCCGTATGCCGGGGCGCTCCGGTCTCGAATTGCTCGGCGAATTGAAGACCACCAATCCCGACCTGCAGGCAATCATGATTTCCGCCCATGCCGACTTCGACAGCGGCATGGAAGCGATGAAGAAGGGGGCCTTCCACTTTCTCAAGAAGCCGGTCGATTTGCCGGAGTTATTCAAAGTCATTGAAGAGGCAGGCGAGCGGCATTGGCTGTTGGCCGAGAACCGCTATCTGCGCGAGAAGCTCGACGAGCCGTACACCGCCGAAAGCCCGGTGATGGTATCGACCGCGTTGCGTGAGGTTTTTTCGACCGTGGCGCGTGTCGCCGACTCCGATGCCACCGTGCTGATCCGCGGCGAATCAGGCACCGGGAAGGAGTTGGTGGCGCGGGCGCTGCATCGGGCGTCGCACCGGGCGCAGAGGAACTTCATCGCTGTGAATTGTGCCGCGCTGCCGGAGACGCTCTTGGAAGCGGAGTTGTTCGGCGCGGAGCGCGGCGCTTACACCGGCGCGGTGGCGCGGCGTCTCGGACGCTTCGAGCTGGCCTCCAGCGGAACGCTCTTTCTCGATGAAATCGGCGATGTCCCCGCCTCGATCCAGGCCAAGCTCTTGCGCGTCCTCGAACAGAAGACCTTCGAGCGCCTGGGAGGCACGGAGACGATTTCCTCGGATTGCCGCATTGTTGCCGCGACGCACCAGAACCTGGAAGAGATGGTGCAGGGTGGGCGCTTCCGCGACGACCTGTATTACCGCCTCAACGTCATCCAGATCGCCATCCCGCCGTTGCGCGACCGGATGGAAGACATCCTGCCTCTCGTAAAATCATTCATCGACCGGCAGAATGTCGGCCGCAAACATCCGATCACGGGAATCACACCCGAAGCCAAGGATGCTCTCCTGTCGTACCGTTGGCCGGGCAATGCGCGCGAGTTGCTCAATGCCGTCGAACGCGCCTGTGTCTTGGCGCGGGGCGATGTGCTCGAACTGAAGGACCTGCCGCTCCACATCCAGCGGTCAACGCCATCGTCTGATACCTCCGTAGTCACGGAGACGCCAACACTGCCACTGGCCGAGGTCGAGCGGCGTCACATCCTCCGCGCCCTCGAATTCCACCAATGGGCAATCGCCCAGACCGCCGAGTCGCTCGGGATCCACCGCAACACGCTGCGGTTGAAGATGAAGGAGTATGGCTTGGAGCGAACGTGA
- a CDS encoding dienelactone hydrolase family protein, with protein MLLAALLVSANAFAAVKTQVVEYKEGETVLDGYLAYDDSVAGKRPGILVVHEWTGLGPYVKMRCEKLAQLGYVAFGADIYGKGVRPQTTEEAAAQAGKYRSDRPLLRARARAGLEVLRHQPLVDSLRVAAIGYCFGGGTVLELARSGAPLAGVVSFHGNLDTPDSTLARNIKGKVLVLHGGDDPHVTAEQVAAFEREMRAAGVDWQVVIYGGAVHSFTNPDAGDDKSRGAAYNATADRRSWEAMRGFFDEILK; from the coding sequence ATGCTGCTTGCGGCATTGCTGGTCAGTGCGAATGCCTTCGCTGCAGTCAAGACGCAAGTGGTCGAGTACAAAGAAGGCGAGACCGTCCTCGACGGGTATCTCGCCTATGACGATTCGGTGGCCGGGAAACGGCCCGGTATCCTCGTTGTGCATGAGTGGACCGGGCTGGGGCCATATGTGAAGATGCGCTGTGAGAAGCTGGCACAGTTGGGGTATGTCGCTTTCGGCGCGGACATCTACGGCAAGGGCGTCCGTCCGCAGACCACCGAGGAAGCGGCGGCGCAGGCGGGCAAGTATCGCAGCGATCGTCCGCTCTTGCGTGCACGTGCCCGTGCCGGGCTGGAAGTCTTACGGCATCAACCACTGGTCGATTCGCTCCGTGTGGCCGCCATTGGGTACTGCTTTGGCGGTGGAACGGTTCTTGAACTGGCCCGTTCCGGGGCGCCGCTGGCGGGTGTGGTCAGTTTCCATGGGAATCTCGACACACCGGATTCCACGCTGGCCCGCAACATCAAGGGGAAGGTCCTGGTCCTCCACGGCGGCGATGATCCCCATGTCACAGCGGAGCAGGTGGCGGCCTTCGAACGTGAGATGCGCGCCGCCGGTGTCGACTGGCAGGTTGTCATCTACGGCGGTGCGGTGCACAGCTTCACCAATCCCGACGCCGGAGATGACAAATCCCGCGGCGCGGCGTATAATGCGACCGCCGACCGCCGTTCCTGGGAGGCGATGCGGGGTTTCTTTGATGAGATTCTCAAGTGA
- a CDS encoding tetratricopeptide repeat protein, giving the protein MKNAPELRKRFSIVGTPTVLVCKPGGEEIDRTMGFRRTGEFIPTIENYEKGIGTLAALLAEEKSKSGDPQFLYRLAGSLQAHFRLDEADARFAAIVASDPENKSGRADSAVLDIAWDLRKREDWTGAAAKCRELVQRWPTSDLADDASVSAGWYAGQGGMKDDAIAAYREYLEKWPKGEDSTFAREQIVELQKPPEADSEQ; this is encoded by the coding sequence GTGAAGAACGCTCCCGAGCTGCGCAAGCGCTTCAGCATCGTCGGCACCCCGACCGTGCTGGTCTGCAAGCCGGGGGGCGAGGAGATCGACCGGACGATGGGATTCCGGCGCACCGGCGAGTTCATCCCGACGATCGAGAATTACGAAAAGGGAATCGGCACGCTGGCGGCGCTTCTGGCCGAGGAGAAGAGCAAGTCCGGCGATCCGCAGTTCCTGTATCGTCTGGCCGGCAGTCTCCAAGCGCACTTCCGTTTGGATGAAGCCGATGCGCGTTTTGCGGCAATCGTCGCGTCCGATCCCGAGAATAAGTCCGGCCGGGCCGACAGCGCTGTACTCGACATCGCCTGGGACCTACGCAAACGCGAGGATTGGACAGGCGCCGCGGCGAAATGCCGTGAGCTGGTCCAGCGCTGGCCGACCAGCGATCTGGCCGACGATGCCTCGGTGAGCGCGGGATGGTATGCCGGCCAGGGTGGCATGAAGGACGACGCGATTGCCGCCTACCGTGAATATTTGGAGAAATGGCCGAAAGGCGAGGACAGCACCTTTGCGCGCGAGCAGATTGTTGAGTTGCAGAAACCGCCGGAGGCGGACAGCGAGCAGTAG
- a CDS encoding DinB family protein: protein MYRKIDDFMQSWDYEAKGTQKILDALTDQSLSQAVAKDHRTIGRMAWHLVTTIPEMMGHTGLSVGGADPHSLTPADAATIKKSYAAVAKALGDEVRAKWQDAALEVEDNMYGETWKRGVTLTALLMHQAHHRGQLTVLMRQAGLRVPGVYGPALEEWSQYGQPAPPV, encoded by the coding sequence ATGTATCGCAAGATCGATGATTTCATGCAAAGCTGGGACTACGAGGCAAAAGGCACCCAGAAGATCCTCGACGCGCTGACCGATCAATCGTTGTCGCAGGCCGTGGCGAAGGATCACCGGACGATCGGACGGATGGCCTGGCACCTGGTGACGACAATCCCGGAGATGATGGGCCACACGGGATTATCAGTGGGAGGTGCTGATCCACATTCGCTAACGCCCGCCGACGCCGCCACGATCAAGAAGAGCTATGCGGCCGTGGCCAAGGCGCTCGGAGATGAGGTCAGGGCGAAGTGGCAGGATGCCGCACTCGAAGTCGAGGACAACATGTACGGCGAGACCTGGAAGCGCGGTGTGACGCTGACTGCGCTCCTGATGCACCAGGCACATCATCGCGGCCAGTTGACCGTGTTGATGCGTCAGGCGGGACTGCGGGTCCCCGGTGTCTACGGCCCGGCGCTGGAGGAGTGGAGCCAGTACGGTCAGCCGGCGCCGCCGGTGTGA